The Spea bombifrons isolate aSpeBom1 chromosome 7, aSpeBom1.2.pri, whole genome shotgun sequence genomic interval AGGCACGTGAATGGACACACTGGTAGCTGGCGTTCGCCTTTGGTATTACCGGTGCCTAGCTGGAAGCCCCGTCGATCCGGCATCAACCACCTTATCTGTAAAAATTAGTGATCTAAGCCCAGTAACTTTTCTTAATCCTCCAGGAACCCCGATTCCGACGTCCAGCCATGGTGTTACGTGTCGGAGACAGAAGATGGGATCTACTGGAAGTACTGTGATATCCCAGCATGCAACAGTGAGTGATGGCAGCAGCAGCCAGTTCTGCAGTAATGATCCCGGTGGGGGTTCCACGTCTGGGATTCCatgtcattaaaatatacatgaaaCATATAGACTTAGTTTCCAGACTCCGTTAATTTGGGACATGATTGGGGAAACTAGGGTGACATCTGGCAATGGAGGCTGGGTGACTACAGATTTGAAGGTTGGCGATGGAGGTTGGGTGGCTTACGGGTTGAAGGTTGGCGATGGAGGTTGGGTGACTTACGGGTTGAAGGTTGGCGATGGAGGTTGGGTGGCTTACGGGTTGAAGGTTGGCGATGGAGGTTGGGTGACTTACGGGTTGAAGGTTGGCGATGGAGGCTGGGTGGTCTAGGGGTTGAAGGTTGGCGATGGAGGCTGGGTGACAAGAATAGAATTCTCTTACACATGTAACGCCGCTAGTGTTTTATTCATGCATGAGGCTTGGCTCCACGTCTTTGCCTAGTACATGTATGACACATGTCtccgtgtctctctctctgcagtgCCCGGATACATTGGATGCTTTGTGGACTCGGGATCTCCACCAGCTCTGAGTGGCGCCAGCGCAACCTCTGCCAAACTGACAGTCCAGACGTGTATCCGATTCTGCCGCAGGAAAGGGTACCAGGTAGGGGTGCAACAGGGGGCCCAGCACACGATACCCCGAGGGATACGGCTGTTCTGTGTGCCGAGAGGCGGACATACACACgtcatgagaaaaataaattggcTACATTGCTGCCCTCAGGCATCATCCATACAGGAGGCAAAAAAAAGCCACCGTAATGACGTTTTCCTTATAAATTCTTTAAGGACAGCTTTCTTGGATACCTTTACCGTGTATTAAAACAATCAGCCAGAAATGTAACAGCGTGGTTTAGAGACTCCACGAGGGGCAGGCACATTTCCAAATTAAAAGGCTCCATCGACTTCCCTGCACTAATGTACGGGGGGTCCACACTGTGGGAGGGCCACAGGCTGGTGGCACAGAGTTGTTTCTGTTTTTGCAGAATTTTCGTTCTTTGTTCTGAGCGTTTATTACTTTACCCCCACTCAGTACGCCGGCGTGGAGGCAGGATACGCCTGTTTTTGTGGTGACCTCTCAGACGTGTCCAGGTTGCAGCAGCGGGGCAGCAGTTCTCAGTGTGACCAGGCTTGCTTTGGGAGACCCAACGAGCTGTGCGGGGGAGACGGCAGGATCAGCGTGTACAGCGGTGAGTATATATCCACGTACAGAATACAGGCGTGAGATTAGCGTGTCGCTGTCTCCGTGGTGTATGATCACAGCCTCCTCCTTGATTCTGGGTCCGTCTCCCAGGTTACCATCCTTGACTGTGATCAGTGTCCCCAACTATCCAGGTtcactgctctgcctctcttCCACGGGGGGTAGTCCACGGGGTCATCAAGAGGGATGGACTTCAAACGCGGGAACCCATTAGGCATCCCCAAGAAAATACGTAAAGCAATCTAGAACGATGTATGCAAGGCCGAGTGCGAGCAATTTGGGCAAAGGATTCTTAAGAATGCGCAGTGCTCCCCAACATGAGCGCAAATAGCAGTAGAGCTCATTGTTTAGTCGTATAGACCTTCCAGCATACACAcgtttaatcatattatctctCCACAGTGTGGGTTGGTGCATGCCGTGGGAACCTCTCTACTCCCCATGGTGTTCTGTATTCTCCAGACTTCCCTGACGATTACAGACCTGGTAGCACATGCTTTTGGGAAGTCCACACACCTGGCAGCAACGCTATAGAGCTCCAGTTCCGTTCCTTCCAGGTTCTAGACCCCAGTGATGTTCTTGAGCTGAGAGATGGCACCAATGGGGGCCTCCTTGTCCAGATTAGAGGAGGGGAAAAGCCTCCAAACAGTATAATACTTCCAACGGGTCATCTTCAGGTATCCTTCCAGGCTGATCGGGCACATAGTGGACCAGGCTACGCAATAGCCTACAGAGGTAATGCTTGTGGGAGGTAGGGTGGTGGGCTTCATATATGGGGTTCACGTCACTTTGTAGGACTGTACCGTAATCTACAGAAAAGGGGGGTATGAGTAGTGGAGCTGGGCAGGAGAAGCTgggggacagtagcagagtctgaGTGAGAGTTCTTGGTGAGCCAAGGGAGTGAGGGCAGCAGTGCTAAGGAACGATGGAGGTTAAGTGTCTTCTCTGTGCTCCAGGTCTGGAGTTGCTGTCATCCCCAGGGGTCTCCACGTCTCCAGATTCTGAAAATTCCCTAAATGCACAAAACGTCAGTTTGCAAACACCAGTCAACACAGCAGAAAAGCACAGCACAGAGCACACTGCATCTGGCAAAGGTTAGTCCAGACAACCCTGCAGTAATCCAGTCACGGCTCCCCTATGAAGGTGCTGTAAAGTAT includes:
- the KREMEN2 gene encoding kremen protein 2 gives rise to the protein MADCSVVLDAVLRCLLLELALSVGSVFPSPELSECYTVNGKDYRGSVSHAGPERTPCLYWNQTTQHTYNIQSDPSGELGLGTHNHCRNPDSDVQPWCYVSETEDGIYWKYCDIPACNMPGYIGCFVDSGSPPALSGASATSAKLTVQTCIRFCRRKGYQYAGVEAGYACFCGDLSDVSRLQQRGSSSQCDQACFGRPNELCGGDGRISVYSVWVGACRGNLSTPHGVLYSPDFPDDYRPGSTCFWEVHTPGSNAIELQFRSFQVLDPSDVLELRDGTNGGLLVQIRGGEKPPNSIILPTGHLQVSFQADRAHSGPGYAIAYRGLELLSSPGVSTSPDSENSLNAQNVSLQTPVNTAEKHSTEHTASGKGWILLTASVSLLVLCAGYMIRRYSAWGCIPLSPAAGVRPSSCSMLYRHMKGRSGDLTCVNQTSVRSLL